The Candidatus Tanganyikabacteria bacterium sequence ACCGGCCGGCGCCTGGCCGCGGCGCGAGGGCCGCACCTGCCGCCGCGGGCCTACGTCGCCGCCGGCGCGCTCTACCTGGTGGCGACGGTGGCGCTGGGCGCGGGAACCGTGCTCGGGCAGCCCTGGGGAGCCGCCTACGCCTTCGTCGCCATCGCGGGCTGGCTGGGGCAGACCGTCAACTGCCACCTGCTGCACATCGGCACCCGCTTCCTGGCGACCCTGGTGCGCGGCGACGACGACGAGACCCCGCCCCATGACCTGCTCGAGCCCGCCCTGTCGTGGGCGGCGTTCGCGTGCTACCAGGCGGCCGTGCTCGCTGGCGCCGGCGCGGCTCTCCTGGATGCGCCGACCTGGGCCGGCGCCGCCGGGGCGCTGGGCCTGGCGGGCTGGGCAACCTTCTCGGCGGGCGCGCTCGTGGCCTGGCGCAGGGCTTTGCGCCCGGAAGCGCCCGCTAGTGCGCCGGAGTAGGCGCGACCTCGCAGAACGACGCCCCCAGGGCCTCCAGGCGCCGCCGCCGTAGCCGCACGTAGCGCTCGCCCTCGGCGGCCAGGCGCGTGAAGGTCTCGGGATCCTGTTCGCTGAGCTGCCGGAAGCGCCCTTCGGACATGAGGTAGTCGGCCAGGGGCAGCGACGGCTCCTTGCTGTCGAACTGCAGCGGGTTGCGGCCCGCCGCCGCCCGGCGGGGATCGAACCGGAAGAGCGGCCAGTGGCCCGAGTTCACCGCCGCCTTCTGGTGGTCGAGGTTGCCCACCATGTCGAAGCCGTGGGCGATGCACGGGCTGTACGCGATGATCAGCGACGGCCCGTCATAGGCGGCCGCCTCGCGGAATGCCTTGATGAACTGCGCGTCCGCGGCGCCGTAGGCCACCTGCGCCACGTAGACGTGGCCATAGGTCATGGCCAGGAGCGCGAGATCCTTCTTGCCGGCGCGCTTGCCGGCCGCGGCGAACTTCGCGATGGCGCCCAGCGGCGTGGACTTGGACGCCTGGCCGCCCGTGTTGGAGTACACCTCGGTATCCAGGACCAGGACATTGACGTTGCGGCCCGTGGCAAGCACGTGATCCAGGCCGCCGTAGCCGATGTCGTAGGCCCAGCCGTCGCCGCCCACGATCCAGACCTGCTTGGCGACCAGGTAGTCGACGATGCCGGCCAGTTCCTCGGCGAGCTTGCCGTCGGCGTCTACCTCGGCGAGCGCCGGGGGCGGCGCCTCGCGCCACAGGGCGAGTTGCGCCGCGACGGCGGCCACGTCCTGCCGCAAGGCCTCCAGGCCCTCCGGATTGGAGGGATCGGCGGCGAGGAGGAATTGGACGCGTTCGTGCCCGAGGGCGGGCGTCAGCAGGGTCGCCAGCTCCATGGCGCGCTGGTGCAGGCGATCGCTCGCCAGGCGCATCCCCAGCCCGAACTCGGCGTTGTCCTCGAAGAGCGAGTTGGACCACGCCGGCCCGCGGCCGTCGCGGTCGGTCGACCATGGAGTGGTCGGCAGGTTGCCGCCGAAGATGCTCGAGCAGCCGGTCGCGTTGGCGACGAGCACCCGGTCGCCGTAGAGCTGGGAGATGAGCTTCAGGTAGGGGGTCTCGCCGCAGCCCATGCAGGCCCCGGGGAACTCGAAGCGCGGCTGCACGAGCTGCGCGTTCTTGACCGGCCCGACCTCCAGGGGACCGGCCGAATCGGGCAGCCCCAGGAAGAACTCCCAGGCCTCGCGGGTATCGGGGGCCTCGTCGGCCGGCCGCATCTCCAGCGATCGGTGGTCGGTGCTGGCCGGGCAGACCTCGTGGCACAGCGCGCAGCCCGTGCAATCCAGGTTGGAGATCGCCAGGACGTAGCGCTGCCCGGGGAACTCGCGCCAACTCGCCGGCAGGGAAGCCAGGGTCGGCGGGGCGCCGCCCAGGGCGTCCGGCGGCACCACCTTCGCGCGGACGACCGAATGCGGGCAGACCAGGACGCACTTGCCGCACTGGATGCAGATGGACTCGTCCCAGACGGGCACCTGGAGCGCCAGGCCGCGCTTCTCCCAGCGCGCCGTGCCCACCGGCCAGGTGCCGTCCACGGGCAGGGCCCCGACGGGCAGGGAGTCGCCGCGGCCCGCCAGCAGGGCGGCGGTCACTTCGCGGACGAAAACGGGCGCGGTTTCCGGGACGATCTCGAGATCGGCGGGGCCACGCGGCGCTCCATCCGGGATCAACAGCCGTTCCAGGCGGCCGGCGGCGGCATCCACCGCCGCCAGATTGCTCGCGACGACCTTGGCGCCGCGCTTGCCGTACGTCTTGCGCACCGACTCCTTGATCTGGGCGATCGCCGCGTCGAGCGGCATGACGCCGGCCAGGGCGAAGAAGCCGACCTGCATGATCGTGTTGATCCGGCGCCCCAGGCCCAGTTCGCGCGCCAGGCCGTACGCGTCGACCAGGTACACCGACAGGTTGCGCTCCCTGATGATGTCCTGCACGTGGGCGGGCAACTCCAGCCACGCCTGGTCGGCCGGGAAGGGGCAGTTGATGAGCACCGTCCCGCCGGGTTCGGCGTTGCCCAGCACGTCGTGGTGGGCCATGTAGCCCCACTGGTGGACGCCGATGAAGCTGGCCTGCTGGATGAGGTAGGGCCCGCCCACCTCGCCCTCCCCGAAGCGCAGGTGCGACACGGTCAGCGTGCCCGACTTCTTGGAGTCGAACACGAAGTAAGCCTGCACGAGCTTCTCGGTGCAGCGGCCGATGATGGCGGCGGCGCTGCGGTTGGCGCCGACGGTCCCGTCGGAGCCCAGACCCCAGAACATCGCCCGCACGGTGTCGCGGGGCTCGGTGATGAACGTCGGATCCCAGTCGAGGCTGGTGCGCGAGACGTCGTCGTGCACGCCGACCGTGAAATGGTTGCGCGGTTCTTGCAGCGTCAACTGGTCGAAGACCGCCTTGGCCATCGCGGGCGTGAACTCCCGCGATCCCAGGCCGTAGCGGCCGCCGACCACGCGCGGGTGGCGGCCCGCCTCGGCCAGGGCGGTGACGACGTCCTGGTAGAGGGGTTCGCCGGCCGAGCCGGGTTCTTTCGTCCTGTCGAGCACCGCCACGGCCCGCACCGATCCGGGGATCGACGCGACGAAGTCCTGCACCGAGAAGGGCCGGAAGAGGCGCACCTTGACGACGCCGACCTTGCGGCCGCCGGAATTGAGGGCCCGTACGGTCTCGGCGACCGCCTCGCAGCCCGAGCCCATCGCCACGATCACCTCGGTGGCGTCGGGGGCGCCCTCGTAGTCGAAGAGGTGATACTGGCGGCCCGTCCGCTGCGCCAGGCGATCCATGGCGCGCGCCACGATGTGCGGTGTGGCCGCATAGAAGGGATTCGCCGCCTCCCGCGCCTGGAAGAACGTGTCGGGGTTGTGGGCGGTGCCACGCACCACCGGGCGGTCCGGCGTGAGCGCCCGCGCCCGGTGGGCCGCGACGTGCTTCTCGTCGATCAGGGCGCGCACGTCGGCCAGATCCAGCGGATCGATCGACCGCAACTCGTGCGAGGTGCGGAAACCGTCGAAGGCGTGCACGAAGGGCACGCGCGCCTCGAGGGTGGCGGCGTGGGCGACCAGGGCCAGGTCGGTGGCCTCCTGGACCGTCGCGCTCCACAGGATGCCCCACCCCGTGCCGCGCGTGGCCATGACGTCGCTGTGCTCGCCGAAGATCGACAGGCCCTGCGTGGCGACCGCGCGCGCCGCTACATGGAAAACGGCGGGAGTCAGTTCGCCGGCGATCTTGTACATGACCGGCACCATCAGCAGCAGGCCCTGGCTCGACGTGAAAGTCGTGCAGAGCGCGCCGGCCTGCAAGGCGCCGTGCAGCGCGCCCGCCGCGCCGGCCTCCGACTGCATCTCGACGACCTCGGGCACCTGTCCCCACAGGTTGTGCCGTCCGGCGGCGCTCCATGAATCCGAGAGCTCGCCCATGCTCGACGACGGGGTGATCGGGTAGATCGCCACCACCTCGCTGGCCAGGTAGGCGACCCGCGCCGCCGCTTCGTTGCCGTCTATCGTGATCTTCATCGTCCCCACCGAAACTAAGGCCCCCGCCTAGCCCTGGCGGGAGCCTGATGCACGAAAATGGTGCCCGTGCTGGGCGGAAAGCTGTCTTGCGGTATCGTGGCCTAACCGTACCCCTAAGTACCTACTCCGGCCATCCGTGAGAACCACCATATCCGGTCTCCGCAAAAGATCCCGATGCGCCAAATGCAGGGGGGGCGCGACAATCGGCGGAGATACCAGACCAGCCTGGTCGATTTAAGGGAATGCGGCCCGGACAGTTAGCAGTCCGAGGTGCGCGAGATGAAGTCTACCGACCAATCTACCAGGCTAGCGGTA is a genomic window containing:
- the nifJ gene encoding pyruvate:ferredoxin (flavodoxin) oxidoreductase; the protein is MKITIDGNEAAARVAYLASEVVAIYPITPSSSMGELSDSWSAAGRHNLWGQVPEVVEMQSEAGAAGALHGALQAGALCTTFTSSQGLLLMVPVMYKIAGELTPAVFHVAARAVATQGLSIFGEHSDVMATRGTGWGILWSATVQEATDLALVAHAATLEARVPFVHAFDGFRTSHELRSIDPLDLADVRALIDEKHVAAHRARALTPDRPVVRGTAHNPDTFFQAREAANPFYAATPHIVARAMDRLAQRTGRQYHLFDYEGAPDATEVIVAMGSGCEAVAETVRALNSGGRKVGVVKVRLFRPFSVQDFVASIPGSVRAVAVLDRTKEPGSAGEPLYQDVVTALAEAGRHPRVVGGRYGLGSREFTPAMAKAVFDQLTLQEPRNHFTVGVHDDVSRTSLDWDPTFITEPRDTVRAMFWGLGSDGTVGANRSAAAIIGRCTEKLVQAYFVFDSKKSGTLTVSHLRFGEGEVGGPYLIQQASFIGVHQWGYMAHHDVLGNAEPGGTVLINCPFPADQAWLELPAHVQDIIRERNLSVYLVDAYGLARELGLGRRINTIMQVGFFALAGVMPLDAAIAQIKESVRKTYGKRGAKVVASNLAAVDAAAGRLERLLIPDGAPRGPADLEIVPETAPVFVREVTAALLAGRGDSLPVGALPVDGTWPVGTARWEKRGLALQVPVWDESICIQCGKCVLVCPHSVVRAKVVPPDALGGAPPTLASLPASWREFPGQRYVLAISNLDCTGCALCHEVCPASTDHRSLEMRPADEAPDTREAWEFFLGLPDSAGPLEVGPVKNAQLVQPRFEFPGACMGCGETPYLKLISQLYGDRVLVANATGCSSIFGGNLPTTPWSTDRDGRGPAWSNSLFEDNAEFGLGMRLASDRLHQRAMELATLLTPALGHERVQFLLAADPSNPEGLEALRQDVAAVAAQLALWREAPPPALAEVDADGKLAEELAGIVDYLVAKQVWIVGGDGWAYDIGYGGLDHVLATGRNVNVLVLDTEVYSNTGGQASKSTPLGAIAKFAAAGKRAGKKDLALLAMTYGHVYVAQVAYGAADAQFIKAFREAAAYDGPSLIIAYSPCIAHGFDMVGNLDHQKAAVNSGHWPLFRFDPRRAAAGRNPLQFDSKEPSLPLADYLMSEGRFRQLSEQDPETFTRLAAEGERYVRLRRRRLEALGASFCEVAPTPAH